Proteins co-encoded in one Yamadazyma tenuis chromosome 1, complete sequence genomic window:
- a CDS encoding uncharacterized protein (EggNog:ENOG503NZVR; COG:F), which translates to MGLSLTVGVFVVMAFSCISWWFITMEDTVFFVGLMAMVFMASIATGLAQNGTMATVNVLGSIYANAVMVGQAIAGVLPSIALIISILVVGEHTTEASGPRKDYGVFVYYITASLVALVSMSLLWWVNVYKSHNQYRLLNETLEGEQSIDSSANDVDEPEIQQNYVSFGVLWSKLKFIVSSIFFTFAVTLIFPVFASTVESVNYDSNFRLFKKDIFIPFSFLVWNLGDLLGRIWCGAPGSRFLINKPSKLITYSLARLVFIPLFLTCNIHPYTSASQSSALINSDLWYLMLQMLFGLSNGQLCTSCFMIVGNFCDTDDEKEAAGGFTAVFLSVGLAFGSVFSYLLVIAIN; encoded by the coding sequence ATGGGACTTAGCCTTACTGTTggtgtgtttgtggtgatgGCCTTTTCATGcatttcttggtggtttATCACCATGGAGGATACGGTGTTTTTTGTGGGTTTGATGGCCATGGTATTTATGGCATCAATAGCAACAGGACTTGCCCAGAACGGCACTATGGCCACTGTCAACGTCTTGGGAAGCATCTACGCCAATGCGGTGATGGTGGGTCAAGCTATTGCCGGGGTGTTGCCTTCTATCGCTCTTATCATCTccattttggtggttggCGAACACACCACTGAAGCCTCGGGCCCTAGAAAAGACTATGGGGTGTTTGTGTACTATATTACAGCAAGTCTTGTGGCGTTGGTGTCCATgtctcttctttggtgggtgAATGTCTATAAGTCCCACAACCAGTATCGGCTTTTGAACGAAACATTAGAGGGTGAGCAGTCTATTGACTCTAGTGCTAACGACGTCGATGAGCCAGAAATCCAGCAGAACTACGTTTCTTTTGGGGTGTTGTGGTCgaaattgaagttcattGTGCTGTCTATATTCTTCACGTTTGCTGTCACGCTTATATTCCCGGTGTTTGCGTCTACGGTCGAATCTGTCAACTACGACTCCAACTTCCGtctcttcaagaaggacATTTTCATCCCATTCCTGTTTTTGGTGTGGAACTTGGGAGATCTTTTGGGGCGTATTTGGTGTGGAGCACCAGGTTCCAGGTTCTTAATTAATAAACCTTCCAAGTTAATCACGTACTCGTTGGCTCGTTTGGTTTTCATTCCTTTGTTTTTGACCTGTAACATCCACCCGTACACTTCGGCATCGCAATCGAGTGCTTTAATTAACTCTGACCTCTGGTACCTTATGCTCCAGATGTTGTTTGGATTATCAAACGGGCAATTGTGCACTTCATGCTTCATGATCGTTGGGAACTTCTGTGATACAGATGATGAGAAAGAAGCTGCTGGTGGGTTCACAGCGGTGTTTTTGAGTGTCGGGTTGGCGTTTGGTAGTGTTTTCAGCTATCTTCTCGTTATTGCAATCAATTAG